In Nitrosomonas ureae, the sequence TAAAATATCACACTACTACGTTACATGGGTATTACTGACTGAGCTTATAAACTATAATTTACAAAGAAGCGCAATCTATTCATTTTCGATTTTTTCTAATTAAGATTTCTTTTAAGCGGGATCATGCATATTCACATTGTTGGGATTTGCGGCACTTTCATGGGAGGCATTGCAGCCATTGCGAGAGAATCCGGATATAAAGTAACAGGTTGCGATCAAGATGTTTATCCGCCGATGAGTACACAGCTTGAATCTCAGGGAATAGAATTAATACCGGGTTATTCAATCGAGCAGATCCAACTTCAGCCGGATATATTCGTAATTGGTAATGTAATTACCCGCGGAAACCCGTTGATGGAAGAAATTCTTAACCGGAATTTACCTTATATTTCCGGCCCACAGTGGTTATCAGAAAATATTTTGAGGCATCGCTGGGTGCTTGCCGTTTCCGGTACGCACGGCAAAACCACGACCAGCTCGATGCTAGCCTGGATATTAGACTACGCTGGATTAAATCCGGGTTTTCTGATTGGTGGAATTCCCGAGAATTTTGGTTTATCTGCAAGAATTGGAATTATTCGATCAGAGCACACACAGGATTCTGAATTAAATTCAGCAGAAATTTCACCATTCTTCGTTATTGAAGCCGACGAGTATGACACGGCTTTTTTCGATAAACGTTCTAAATTTGTTCATTATCATCCAAGAACTGCAATATTAAATAATATTGAATATGATCATGCGGATATCTTTCCTGATCTTTCTGCCATCAAACGTCAATTTCATCACTTTGTACGAATCATTCCCAATAACGGCTTGATCATTGCCAATGGAAAAGATGAGAATATAAAACAAGTTTTGACACAAGGCTGCTGGACGCCCTTAGAGGAATTTGGAACTGAACGGAAGTGGAATACTCAATTGCTTGCAAACAATGAAATAGATATTTATTTTGCTCAAATCCATCAGGGGTGTTTACACTGGGATTTACTAGGTGAGCATAACCGCATGAATGCTTTGGCAGCATTAATCGCTGCCAGACATGCCGGAGTACCGGTCGAAACAGGAATTGCAGCACTATCAAAATTCAAGAGTGTTAAACGTCGCATGGAGAAACGCGGTACCGTCAACGGCGTTACGGTTTATGATGATTTTGCACATCACCCTACTGCAATTCAAACAACACTGAATGGTTTAAGAACCCATGTTGGTCGAAAAAGAATTATCGCCGTACTCGAACCTCGCTCTAATACAATGAAGATGAGTGTTTGGAAAGATTATCTTGCACACAGTCTGCAAGAAGCAGATCATGTTTTTTGCTTTACGCGTGACTCACAATGGGCAAAATCAACTCTCTGCACGCTAAATAATCGAGTCGATTATTGCGATGATTTAAATCAGCTAATACAAAAAATCGTGGCAATCACAAAACCTGAAGATCATGTCTTGATCATGAGCAATGGCGGCTTTGGCGGCATTCATGACAAATTATTATCAGCCTTACAAGAGAATCAGTGATGGCTGTTAGTGCAAATTCCGGAACAGGCTAGCGATAGCTACTCACCATCGAATTCACATAATGCAAAGACTCTATGTCCAAGCTTCTCCAGGCGAGCCCTCCCCCCCACATCCGGCAAATCAATAACGAAACAACATTCCACGATTTCCCCGCCCATATCCTCTATCAGTCCTGCAGCCGCTTCCGCAGTCCCTCCGGTTGCAATCAGATCATCAATCAAAAGTATCTGATCTCCCGGTTGAATTGCATCTCGATGAATCTCAATACGGTCACTGCCATATTCTAATTGATAGTCTTTTCCCAATGTTTCTGCAGGAAGTTTATTTTGTTTACGGATAGGCACGAAGCCTTTGCCTAGTTGGTACGCAACCGGCGCACCAATGATGAATCCTCGCGACTCGATCCCAGCCACCTTATCAATCGTAACTGAATCGTAACGGCCTGCAATCTCTTGTATTGTGGTATACAACCCGCAAGGATCTTTTAATAACGTTGTTATATCACGAAACATGATTCCATGTCGCGGATAATTCGGGATGGTGCGAATACGAGATTTAATTGGCATATTTGTGTGTATTTGAACAAATAATAAGCAAGCGATGGCTTGTTAATGAAAAAGGCCTCAACCTATTACAGGTTGAGGCCTTTCTTAGAATGACTTCAATAACTACTACACTAAATCAAATCTTAGTGATCCATCGCAGCTTTTGCATCAAAGCTTGCAGGAGCTTTAATCTGAGTCATCAGGTCATCGTTCCATTTACCTTCAACGTTCATATGCAGTGCAGCACCCAGCAGTACAGCTTCAATCAGGTTATGACTGAGGTATACATATAGGCCTGGTTGATGGAATTCATAGGCTGCAGCAACTGCGGAACCGGCTGGAACAAACCAAGTTTCTTGGCTGGTCAACGGTGTATCGCTGAATGAACCACCTACCCAGTATAGATCAGCATGACCACCAATCAAATGCGGATAGGAAGCACGGTTAGCTTGAGAGTGGATAAACAATACTTTTTCACCTACTTTAGCTTTCAGCGCATTGTCACCGGTAATTGCACCAACCGCACCGTTGAACACTACGTGAGTTGGAATGAGTCCTTTAGACACTTCTAGCATGTCTGCCATGCCTTCGGCTGGTGAGCCATAGGTTTTGAAGTTACCTTTATCGTCTTTTGGCAGATAGAAATCTTGTTCACCAATGTAAAAAGCTTTATCGTATGTGTATGGCTTGCCTTTCGCATCTTTCAGACCATCACGCGGCAATACCATAATGGCTCCATTCATGCCAGAAATGACATGAAATGGAATCATGGTTCCACCAGGGGCGCAATGGTAAACAAATACACCTGGCTTCACAGCTTTCCAGCGCAAAACCACTTCTTCACCCGGCTGTACCAGTGTTAAACCAGCACCACCCAATGCACCGGTTGCTGCATGGAAATCTACGTTATGTGCTAATGTACTGGATTTTGGATTAGATAATGTCAACTCAACATAATCACCTTCATGCACAATGATGAGCGGACCGGGAATGCTGCCATTAAAAGTCATACCCCAGGCTTTTGCACCAGGAGCAACTTCTATTAGTTTTTCCTCGAATTCCATATGTATTTCAACAATCTTTGGACCACCTTTGGCAACCTGATCGTGTGCAGGTACGTTTGGTGGAGCCACCAGTTTTTGTTTTACACGTGGTAATTTAGAAATGTCTTGCGCTACCGCTACTTGTGTAGCAGCAAAACAAAGCAACCCTAAACCTATTACCGCCTGAACAGCTTTAATCATATATCCCTCCATAAATGATGAACTTTGCGCTTTTTTTTATGCGCCATTCTTAATTCGTTGAGACAATCTCAAATTGCTTCAACACCTTCCCTTTTCTGAATCTCAAGAGTAAAGGGCAGTGCCGGAACTATACACTTTCTTCGTTGCACTGTCTATTTTTGCGTAACGTAAACTACTGAAATCTTTTTGATAAAGTCACAATATGAACAGGGGATTTTTTCATTGCGTGAATGCATAATCACCCTGTTAACCTTGTGATAATTTAATTTTTGCAGCGGTTAAATTCTCTTGTGCTCCTCTGAGCACAAAATAACGTCACCAGTTTCTAATCCTGTTTCATTGGCAAGCCACCAATGCTTCCCCTTTTCCTCGCCGTTACTTCAGCAACCAGACCCGCAAACTCACACTCTCAAAAGTTTTATTGATGGCTGCCGCACTTCTAGCCGCCATTATTATTACGAGGAGTCACAAAAATAATCTTCATGATCGTTCTCCGTTTCATCGGTTACTCTCCAGGATAGAAGCTGCCCAACAAGAATTGACAGTACTGTTGCTGTCTGAACGAGCTGGAGAAAAAACCTTCCACTAATCCTACCGCGCTTGCTTGCGTCGCTCCCAAACCAAATATAATACGTTTCATGACAATGAGTACATCCCTATGAAAAACACTTCAGAATCGGGGCAATCACAATCTATTTAAGCCATAATGCTATAATGGCCCTGATTTAATAATTCAAAGCAAAATGCCAGTACCTCATCTTTCCACAGCCCTGCGCGGTCCTATTCTTGACCTCGAAAATCGTATCATTAATGCCATGCCAACCATCGAACATTGGATGAGAGGCAAATGGCGCGAGTATACAGTGCCATTTTACTGTTCCGTAGATTTACGTAACAGCGGTTTTAAACTGGCACCCGTTGATACCAATTTGTTTCCCGGTGGGTTCAACAATCTAAATCCGGACTTCATTCCTTTATGTGTACAAGCGATGATGAATGCAATCGAAAAGATATGCCCGGATACGCATAGCTTATTGTTGATTCCGGAAAACCACACACGCAATATCTTTTATCTGCAAAACATTGCCACCTTGCAAAATATTATGCAACGGGCCGGACTGAATGTCCGTATTGGTACCTTATTGCCGGAAGTCACTACAGCCATCGATATTGATCTTCCCGATGGGCAATCTATACAGCTTGAGCCGATTGTGAGGAAAAACAATCAATTGGGTGTAGAAAATTTTCAACCCTGCGCTGTGTTGCTTAACAATGATCTATCCACAGGCATTCCGGAGATTTTACAAAATCTGAATCAAATTGTGATTCCTCCTTTGCATGCCGGCTGGGCAACGCGCCTAAAATCTAATCATTTTGCCGCTTATGATCGCATTGCTCTGGAATTTGCGGATTTGATCGGCATTGATCCTTGGTTAATCAATCCACGTTTTAGCTCATGTGGAGAAATTAATTTTCATGAAAAACAAGGTGAGGAATGCGTAGCAGCGGCTGTTGACCGCATTATCTCGGTGATCAGGAAAAAGTATCAACAATATGGTGTTAAGGAAGATCCTTTCGTCATTGTCAAAGCCGATTCGGGAACTTATGGAATGGGAATCATGACAGTAAAAAATGGCACCGAAATTTATAAGCTAAACCGCAAACAGCGGAATAAAATGGCCGTAGTGAAAGAAGGATTGCAAGTTTCCCATGTGTTGGTACAAGAAGGCGTTTATACATTTGAAACGATCAATCAAGCGGTAGCGGAACCTGTTATCTATATGATAGATCGTCACGTCGTCGGAGGATTTTATCGCGTTCATACCGGGCGCGGTATCGACGAAAACCTTAATGCTCCCGGCATGCATTTTGTTCCTTTGGCATTTGAAACCACTTGCCTGGAGCCGAATGCCTCCCAACCTAATATCATTCCGAATCGTTTTTATGCCTATGGCGTTGTAGCGCGTTTGGCGCTATTAGCCGCCGCATTGGAATTGCAGCAAACCGATACTTCGGATGCGAAATTAAGTTCCGCATAAATTCCGCTATGAAGCTTGCCTTTATCATTGACCCACTGGATTCCATGAAAACGCATAAGGACACCAGCTATGCCTTGATCTGTGAGGCAATTGCGCGAAACCATCAGGTCTGGGTACTTTATCAACATGACATCGTATTGATCAACCATGTTGTCACAGGCTTTTCGCGCGCACTGTTACTCATAAATCCATCATCTGCGGATGGTTTGTGGTACAAAATCAGTGATATTTCGGCAACTCCTTTGCACGAATTTGACATTGTATTAATGCGCAAAGACCCGCCGTTTGATATGGAATATATTTACAGTACGTACTTGCTGGAATTAGCTGAGACCCAGGGTGCCTGGGTAATCAATAGCCCCAGGAGTATTCGCGATTACAACGAAAAATTTGCGATCACTAAATTTTCACAATTTATTACCCCTACGCTAGTAACCAGCCAGGCGCACTTAATTAGGGAATTTCTTATTATTCATCATGATATTATCTTAAAACCACTGGATGGCATGGGAGGTGCCAACGTGTTTCGTATCCATCTTGCAGACTATAATATCAGCGTGATTCTCGAAATGCTCACTCACTATGGAACCCGAACCATCATGGTGCAGCGCTTCATTCCTGAAATCGCTCAAGGCGACAAACGTATCCTGCTGATTGCAGGCAAAGCGGTACCTTTTGCTTTAGCGCGCATTCCTAAGCTCGGTGAAACGCGCGGCAATCTTGCTGCCGGCGGTACGGGGACAACGCAGCCCCTATCTGCGCGCGACAAAGACATTGCAGACTCGTTAGGCCCGGAATTGGTTAAAAATGGTTTAATGTTGGTAGGATTGGATGTGATTGGTGATTATTTAACCGAAATTAATGTCACCAGCCCCACAGGAATGCAGGAAATTACACAGCAGACCGGATTGAATGTTGCAGCTATGATGCTTGACGCCATTGAAGAAAACTTCAAATCAAGGAATACCGAAATAATCCCTATATCAAAATTATGATCAGTTCACTTTGTGCATCGCCTTAATAAATCGCTCACTCTCATCATATCCAAGATTCTTCAATACAAAACTGCAGCTAATCCAAAATGAAATATTGCCTCAGCTAGGCATCTGTCAGTAAAATCCAATTTCAACCCATACAAAAATACCCAATCATCATGCGAGTCAGCTCACCCTTATATAAAATCGTATTGTTTGCCTGTTTGTATTTCTCATCGTCCATTACACACGCTAACCGGGTTGCGTGCTTTACAACCAATATGGGGCAATTTTGTATTGAGCTTTTTGAAACACAGACACCGATCACAACCGCCAATTTCATTAGTTACATCAACAATGGCGCCTATATTGATGGAATCTTCCATCGCAGTGTTCCTGAGTTTGTCATCCAAGGCGGCGGCTTTAAAATTATTCCTGGCACCACCGGAGAATCGCTCACCGCCGTAAGTCCCCTTCCTCCAATTATTAATGAATTTAAAATTTCCAATACCCGTGGAACTGTGGCCATGGCAAAAATTGGCGGCAACCCCAACAGCGCAACCAGCCAATGGTTTGTCAACTTAAATGATAACGCTTTGAATCTGGATAATCAGAATGGAGGATTTACCGTATTTGGTCGCGTTATTTTTGATGGCATGACTGTCTTCGATGCTATTGAAAAACTCCCCGTAAGAGACCTGGGTAGTGGCAGCTTTACCGACACGCCACTGAAAGATTATGATGGCTCATCATCCGTATCATTTAATAATCTAGTTCGGATAAGCATGGTTGAACTCATTGACACAGCAAGCGTCTTCAGCCAGGAAATTTTGAGTTTTGCGGTGGATATCGGAGCGGAAAATGCACTGGAAGTCAACTTACGGTTGATTCAAAATAGCCCTTCCATTGTATTTGAACTCGACCTGAACAATATAGTAACGCTGGACAATAAACCCCTTAATATCGCCACTTTCTTGAGCACAAATGGTCAATTACATATTCCATCAGCAATGATCAATCCATCCACCATTCTCAGAAACGTGCAACTGCAATTAACCGATGCAGAATCGTATCAATTCACCTTAGTCAGTTACGAATAAAATTTCGATGTGGCAAAGATACGCCTCAATGGGACACGCTGGAAACTATCGTTTGCTTTAATTTAAGTATTTCAGGTTGATTGAGCGTTTCTTTTTCCAATAGCTCTTGCGCAGTTTGATCCAGCAAACCACGATTGGATTGAAGTATACTGAGCGCACATTCCAGGGCTTGATCAACCAACATACGAATTGCAACATCGATCTTGCTGGCAGTTTCTTCACTGTAATTTCGGCTTTGTGGCATAGCAACATTGGGTTGTAGAAATACCGATTGCTCTCGGTCATACGCCACGTTACCCAATGCTTCGCTCATGCCATACCTCAGCACCATGGCGCGAGCAATATCGGTGGCGCGTATCAGATCATCTGCCGCACCGGTGGAAGCTTCCTTAAATACGATTTGCTCGGCTGCGCGCCCTCCCAGCAATACCGCCATTTTATTTTGCAACTCCACACGAGTCATTAAATAGCGATCCTCGGTAGGGCGTTGAATGGTGTAACCCAGTGCACCGACACCCCTTGGAATAATGGATACTTTATGAATCTCATCGGTACCCGGTAATGCCAACGCCACCATCGTATGCCCAAGTTCATGAAATGCCACTACACGGCGTTCATCGGGGTTCAACAGACGGTTACGTTTTTCCAATCCTGCCACGATGCGCTCAATCGCATTATTAAAATCCGCCATCGTTACCGACGGCGCGGCACGCCGGGTTGCTAACAGAGTCGCCTCGTTGATAAGGTTAGCCAGATCTGCTCCGGTAAATCCCGGCGTCAATGCTGCAACTTCCTCAATTCTAACGTCGTTATGCAACTTCACCTTTCTTGCATGGACATTAAGAATTTGTTCCCGCCCAATTTTGTCAGGACGATCCACCAACACCTGGCGATCAAACCGTCCGGCCCGCAACAACGCCGGATCAAGAATTTCCGGTCTGTTGGTCGCTGCCAGCAGCACGATGCCACTGCTGGAATCAAAACCATCCAGTTCGGCCAACAGTTGATTCAGGGTTTGCTCCTTTTCGTCATGCCCGCCACCCAATCCGTAAGCACCGCGTGCACGCCCCAGTGCATCCAGTTCATCAATAAAAATTATCGCCGGCGCCATCTGTCTTGCTTGTTCAAACAAGTCACGCACCCTGGCCGCACCCACACCGACAAACATTTCTACAAATTCCGAGCCGGAAATGGAGAAAAACGGCACACCCGCCTCACCCGCCACTGCGCGTGCCAACAATGTTTTCCCGGTGCCTGGCGGCCCCACCAGCAAAATCCCTTTCGGTGCCCGTCCACCTAAACGACCATAATCCACCGGATTTTTTAAGAAATTAATGATCTCGACCAATTCTTCCTTGGCTTCATCGACACCCGCCACATCGTCGAAAGTCACCTTTGTTTCCTTTTCCACAAATACTTTGGCGTGGCTTTTACCGATCGACATCAGCCCGCCTCCCATACTGCTTCCCATGCGGCGAATCACAAATAGCCAGATTCCGACAAAAATTGCTGTCGGCACAATCCAGGACAATAAATCACGCAACCAGGTGCTTTGTACCACACCGGTATAAACCACATGATATTTATCCAGAATTTCCGCTAACTCAGGCTCCACCCGTGTCGTAACGAAATCTTTATATCCATCCGCGTGTTTTTCTTTCAATGTTCCAAAAATCTGATTCTCGGTAATCGCAATCTCAGCTACCTGCCCCTGCTCCAGCAAATGCTGGAAACGACTATAGGGAATGGGCTCAACTTGAGTATATTGCTTATACAAATTTTGCACTAACAGCAAAGCCAATAGCGCCAGGGTAACAAACCAGAAATTAAGATGCGTTCTTCTGTCCATTGATTAATTCCAAAATTGGGTTAGAAAATTTATCCATTAGAACGATACATGCGACATTATAAGATAATGTCTGCATAAGTTTCTGCACTACAGCCCAATGAATTGTGACGATCAGAATTAGAAACGCCAGTCTAGTTGCAGACCGCCGATATTGATTTGCTCAGAAAACTGTCCGGAAAGGAAATCTCCCGTTACGCCCCTGCGACTGATTGAAGGAGTATCCATAAACAGATGCGCATACGCACCATGAATGGAAATATTATTCCGCACTGCATAAGTAAAACCAACGGTCAACCAATAACGATCGCTATCGGGAATTCGAGGCGATCTGTGTTGTGCATTGCGAACCGGCGTTTGATCATAAGCAAATCCTGTTCGCCATACCCATTTATGGGTTGCGGAAAAATAATTAACCCCGAAAGCATAACGCCACGTATCGTTCCATTTCAGATTTTGTACATCATCGGATTGCGATGAGGAAAAATTCGTTCTGAGCTCTCGAACCAAACTCCAGTGCGTCCATAAAGCATCCGCTGAAACTTCCCAGCGCGGATTGAGATGGTGCGAGAAACCGAATAAGACCGAGTCCGGCAAAGTCACTGGCGTAACCGCATGCGTATCCACCAAAATATTCCCTTGCGTCAACGCAATAGCTTTATCCGGCAAGGTAAAATTTGCATTCCCCTTTACGTCATGAGCAATGCGGGAACGATAACTGACGCCGAATCGAGTATCAGGAGTCAGCGTGTAAAATGCGCCTAAATTGTAGCCAAAGCCGACGCTGTCACCCTTGAGCGAAACATGCCCGTCCGCGGCTTGCGGCGCAATTCCCTGACTTAAGCATGGCAATGCTCCCTGCACTAAAAAACATGCCGGCCCCAGATCAATTGCGTTGGTTAATTTGGATCTCAAGTACTGCACATTAAAACCGGCACCTAAAGAAAATTTTTCGGTCAGCTTGAACGACAGAGACGGATTAAAATTAATCGTCAGAACTTCTGAATCAATGGCTTGGTAACGCCCTTTCCAGTCCGAATCATAACTATTGCGCATGCCATAAGGTAGATTAAATCCAAAACCAAAGGCTAAGCGGTTCGACAATTCCTGCACATAATAAAAATTCGGAATAAAAACCGATTGCCCGGCATCTCCGCCATTCCCACCCGTAAGCGGCGCGTTACCCAGCCGCGAAGCGCTATCATGAAAAGTTGCAGATGGTGCGATATAGTAACTCGCGGCAGAAATCAATTTACCCCGCACCTGGCTCATCGCAGCCGGATTAAAGAACACCATACTGCCATCGCTCGTATTAGTGGGCGCGCCGGAGAACGCTTGACCCAATTCCTTGACACTGTGTTCCATCACAGCAATACCGGCACCGGATACTGGCGCAGAAGCCACGAGTAGAATAAGCCCGGCACGATACAGAAACTTCCAACAAGATAAACCTTCTGCAATACATCTCATGTTAATGAACATGCTCCCGTAATTTATTCTCCAGTGCCTTACCCAGCTGTTGCACTATAGAAACTTACTTTATTTCAAAAAAATTAGGCTCAATTTTTTGAGTATGGCTATAAGAATTTTCTGACATATAACACAATGAATATTCTAAATCTTTTACGCAATCAGCATTGCGCCAGAGAAAACTGCATATTTACTCATCGATTTCAAAGCGCTGAAAATTTATGCACCT encodes:
- the mpl gene encoding UDP-N-acetylmuramate:L-alanyl-gamma-D-glutamyl-meso-diaminopimelate ligase codes for the protein MHIHIVGICGTFMGGIAAIARESGYKVTGCDQDVYPPMSTQLESQGIELIPGYSIEQIQLQPDIFVIGNVITRGNPLMEEILNRNLPYISGPQWLSENILRHRWVLAVSGTHGKTTTSSMLAWILDYAGLNPGFLIGGIPENFGLSARIGIIRSEHTQDSELNSAEISPFFVIEADEYDTAFFDKRSKFVHYHPRTAILNNIEYDHADIFPDLSAIKRQFHHFVRIIPNNGLIIANGKDENIKQVLTQGCWTPLEEFGTERKWNTQLLANNEIDIYFAQIHQGCLHWDLLGEHNRMNALAALIAARHAGVPVETGIAALSKFKSVKRRMEKRGTVNGVTVYDDFAHHPTAIQTTLNGLRTHVGRKRIIAVLEPRSNTMKMSVWKDYLAHSLQEADHVFCFTRDSQWAKSTLCTLNNRVDYCDDLNQLIQKIVAITKPEDHVLIMSNGGFGGIHDKLLSALQENQ
- a CDS encoding adenine phosphoribosyltransferase — its product is MPIKSRIRTIPNYPRHGIMFRDITTLLKDPCGLYTTIQEIAGRYDSVTIDKVAGIESRGFIIGAPVAYQLGKGFVPIRKQNKLPAETLGKDYQLEYGSDRIEIHRDAIQPGDQILLIDDLIATGGTAEAAAGLIEDMGGEIVECCFVIDLPDVGGRARLEKLGHRVFALCEFDGE
- the nirK gene encoding copper-containing nitrite reductase, which gives rise to MIKAVQAVIGLGLLCFAATQVAVAQDISKLPRVKQKLVAPPNVPAHDQVAKGGPKIVEIHMEFEEKLIEVAPGAKAWGMTFNGSIPGPLIIVHEGDYVELTLSNPKSSTLAHNVDFHAATGALGGAGLTLVQPGEEVVLRWKAVKPGVFVYHCAPGGTMIPFHVISGMNGAIMVLPRDGLKDAKGKPYTYDKAFYIGEQDFYLPKDDKGNFKTYGSPAEGMADMLEVSKGLIPTHVVFNGAVGAITGDNALKAKVGEKVLFIHSQANRASYPHLIGGHADLYWVGGSFSDTPLTSQETWFVPAGSAVAAAYEFHQPGLYVYLSHNLIEAVLLGAALHMNVEGKWNDDLMTQIKAPASFDAKAAMDH
- the gshA gene encoding glutamate--cysteine ligase, translating into MPVPHLSTALRGPILDLENRIINAMPTIEHWMRGKWREYTVPFYCSVDLRNSGFKLAPVDTNLFPGGFNNLNPDFIPLCVQAMMNAIEKICPDTHSLLLIPENHTRNIFYLQNIATLQNIMQRAGLNVRIGTLLPEVTTAIDIDLPDGQSIQLEPIVRKNNQLGVENFQPCAVLLNNDLSTGIPEILQNLNQIVIPPLHAGWATRLKSNHFAAYDRIALEFADLIGIDPWLINPRFSSCGEINFHEKQGEECVAAAVDRIISVIRKKYQQYGVKEDPFVIVKADSGTYGMGIMTVKNGTEIYKLNRKQRNKMAVVKEGLQVSHVLVQEGVYTFETINQAVAEPVIYMIDRHVVGGFYRVHTGRGIDENLNAPGMHFVPLAFETTCLEPNASQPNIIPNRFYAYGVVARLALLAAALELQQTDTSDAKLSSA
- the gshB gene encoding glutathione synthase; this translates as MKLAFIIDPLDSMKTHKDTSYALICEAIARNHQVWVLYQHDIVLINHVVTGFSRALLLINPSSADGLWYKISDISATPLHEFDIVLMRKDPPFDMEYIYSTYLLELAETQGAWVINSPRSIRDYNEKFAITKFSQFITPTLVTSQAHLIREFLIIHHDIILKPLDGMGGANVFRIHLADYNISVILEMLTHYGTRTIMVQRFIPEIAQGDKRILLIAGKAVPFALARIPKLGETRGNLAAGGTGTTQPLSARDKDIADSLGPELVKNGLMLVGLDVIGDYLTEINVTSPTGMQEITQQTGLNVAAMMLDAIEENFKSRNTEIIPISKL
- a CDS encoding peptidylprolyl isomerase; this translates as MRVSSPLYKIVLFACLYFSSSITHANRVACFTTNMGQFCIELFETQTPITTANFISYINNGAYIDGIFHRSVPEFVIQGGGFKIIPGTTGESLTAVSPLPPIINEFKISNTRGTVAMAKIGGNPNSATSQWFVNLNDNALNLDNQNGGFTVFGRVIFDGMTVFDAIEKLPVRDLGSGSFTDTPLKDYDGSSSVSFNNLVRISMVELIDTASVFSQEILSFAVDIGAENALEVNLRLIQNSPSIVFELDLNNIVTLDNKPLNIATFLSTNGQLHIPSAMINPSTILRNVQLQLTDAESYQFTLVSYE
- the ftsH gene encoding ATP-dependent zinc metalloprotease FtsH, yielding MDRRTHLNFWFVTLALLALLLVQNLYKQYTQVEPIPYSRFQHLLEQGQVAEIAITENQIFGTLKEKHADGYKDFVTTRVEPELAEILDKYHVVYTGVVQSTWLRDLLSWIVPTAIFVGIWLFVIRRMGSSMGGGLMSIGKSHAKVFVEKETKVTFDDVAGVDEAKEELVEIINFLKNPVDYGRLGGRAPKGILLVGPPGTGKTLLARAVAGEAGVPFFSISGSEFVEMFVGVGAARVRDLFEQARQMAPAIIFIDELDALGRARGAYGLGGGHDEKEQTLNQLLAELDGFDSSSGIVLLAATNRPEILDPALLRAGRFDRQVLVDRPDKIGREQILNVHARKVKLHNDVRIEEVAALTPGFTGADLANLINEATLLATRRAAPSVTMADFNNAIERIVAGLEKRNRLLNPDERRVVAFHELGHTMVALALPGTDEIHKVSIIPRGVGALGYTIQRPTEDRYLMTRVELQNKMAVLLGGRAAEQIVFKEASTGAADDLIRATDIARAMVLRYGMSEALGNVAYDREQSVFLQPNVAMPQSRNYSEETASKIDVAIRMLVDQALECALSILQSNRGLLDQTAQELLEKETLNQPEILKLKQTIVSSVSH
- a CDS encoding OmpP1/FadL family transporter; this translates as MRCIAEGLSCWKFLYRAGLILLVASAPVSGAGIAVMEHSVKELGQAFSGAPTNTSDGSMVFFNPAAMSQVRGKLISAASYYIAPSATFHDSASRLGNAPLTGGNGGDAGQSVFIPNFYYVQELSNRLAFGFGFNLPYGMRNSYDSDWKGRYQAIDSEVLTINFNPSLSFKLTEKFSLGAGFNVQYLRSKLTNAIDLGPACFLVQGALPCLSQGIAPQAADGHVSLKGDSVGFGYNLGAFYTLTPDTRFGVSYRSRIAHDVKGNANFTLPDKAIALTQGNILVDTHAVTPVTLPDSVLFGFSHHLNPRWEVSADALWTHWSLVRELRTNFSSSQSDDVQNLKWNDTWRYAFGVNYFSATHKWVWRTGFAYDQTPVRNAQHRSPRIPDSDRYWLTVGFTYAVRNNISIHGAYAHLFMDTPSISRRGVTGDFLSGQFSEQINIGGLQLDWRF